Proteins encoded together in one Clostridiaceae bacterium window:
- a CDS encoding hemerythrin family protein has translation MAIKWTSDLSVGVEYIDSQHKLLFEKANDLFEAGKNRKSKEVIAEMLNFLDEYTKQHFRDEEAYMAKINYPDLEQHKKLHKDFIAEISKLRQEYQQSGGNIVLIINANHLVSNWLTKHISTMDKKIGLYVKSL, from the coding sequence ATGGCTATCAAGTGGACTTCAGATTTATCAGTCGGGGTAGAATACATTGATTCTCAGCACAAGCTGTTATTTGAAAAAGCCAATGACCTTTTTGAAGCAGGAAAAAACCGAAAATCAAAAGAAGTCATTGCCGAAATGCTTAATTTTCTGGATGAATATACTAAGCAGCATTTCAGAGACGAAGAAGCCTATATGGCAAAAATTAATTATCCTGATCTCGAACAACATAAAAAGCTTCATAAAGATTTTATAGCAGAAATTTCTAAGTTAAGGCAGGAATACCAGCAGTCTGGTGGCAATATTGTCCTGATTATAAATGCCAATCATCTGGTTAGCAACTGGTTAACCAAACATATCTCAACTATGGACAAAAAAATAGGACTTTATGTAAAAAGTTTATAG
- a CDS encoding peptidase U34 has translation MCDTIVALGNSTKDGSVIFAKNSDRQPNEPHIIIRIPRKKYKAGEKLKCTYIEIDQAKETYEVLLLKPSWIWGCEMGCNEYGLNIGNEAVFTKEKYGKEALIGMDMVRIALERCATSNEALEMIISLLERYGQGGNCGYEKKFTYHNSFLIADKESAWVLETAGKYWAAEKVADVRSISNCLTIGSKMDKSHPELIKHAVDKGWCKNEKDFNFSGCYTDSLITKLSGALERIKTTSSIIENAKGNITVGTMKNILRAHHGSMEKSSFRRHSLKSVCMHGGFIYGDHTTGSYIASIGKKIQTYWVTGSSTPCISIFKPLWLIPGENLTFSEEQQDKAVEFWRKREIAHRYILENRLTSLESFLSERNEIEEELESLVDNLNKDDTGIDNNKLIEIMNYALAKEEELITNIIKSCENNSPKIKGNFYFKYYWKKVNKRFYLNKHNIR, from the coding sequence ATGTGTGATACAATTGTTGCATTAGGAAATTCTACAAAAGATGGGTCTGTGATTTTTGCAAAAAACAGTGACCGTCAACCAAATGAACCTCATATAATTATAAGAATACCTAGGAAGAAATATAAAGCAGGAGAAAAATTAAAGTGCACATACATTGAAATAGATCAGGCGAAAGAGACATATGAAGTACTGCTGTTAAAACCATCCTGGATATGGGGTTGTGAAATGGGCTGCAACGAATACGGGCTAAATATAGGGAACGAAGCAGTGTTTACGAAAGAAAAATACGGAAAAGAGGCTTTAATTGGCATGGATATGGTCCGTATTGCTTTGGAACGCTGTGCTACAAGTAATGAAGCCCTTGAGATGATAATTAGTTTATTGGAAAGATACGGACAGGGTGGTAACTGTGGCTACGAAAAAAAGTTTACATATCATAATTCCTTCTTGATTGCAGATAAAGAATCAGCATGGGTTCTGGAAACTGCCGGAAAGTATTGGGCAGCCGAAAAAGTGGCAGATGTGAGAAGCATATCCAATTGCCTTACAATTGGAAGTAAAATGGATAAGAGTCATCCTGAACTCATTAAACATGCTGTAGATAAAGGCTGGTGCAAGAATGAAAAGGATTTTAATTTTTCCGGATGCTATACCGATTCTCTAATAACAAAATTAAGTGGTGCGCTGGAAAGAATCAAAACGACCAGCAGCATTATAGAGAATGCCAAAGGGAATATTACTGTAGGAACAATGAAAAACATACTTAGAGCTCACCACGGGAGTATGGAAAAAAGTTCTTTCAGAAGACACTCCCTAAAAAGTGTTTGTATGCATGGAGGATTCATCTATGGTGATCATACGACGGGAAGCTATATTGCATCCATAGGTAAGAAAATTCAGACTTATTGGGTTACTGGAAGTTCAACACCATGCATATCCATTTTTAAACCTTTATGGCTTATACCTGGCGAGAATCTTACATTTAGTGAAGAGCAGCAGGATAAGGCAGTTGAGTTTTGGAGAAAGAGAGAGATAGCTCACAGATACATATTAGAAAATAGACTTACAAGTTTGGAATCCTTCTTAAGTGAAAGAAATGAAATCGAGGAAGAATTAGAAAGCTTGGTTGATAATCTTAATAAAGATGATACCGGTATTGATAATAATAAGCTTATTGAAATAATGAACTATGCATTGGCAAAAGAAGAAGAGTTAATTACAAATATAATTAAATCCTGTGAAAACAATTCACCAAAAATAAAGGGAAATTTCTATTTCAAATATTATTGGAAAAAAGTAAACAAGCGTTTTTATCTTAATAAACATAATATTAGATAA
- a CDS encoding MATE family efflux transporter has protein sequence MALQKNEMDMCSGPLFSKILIFSLPIMAMNILQLLFNAADMIVVGRFSGSKALAAVGATGSLINLLVNLFIGLSVGTSVIVAQDYGAGKPDAVSRSVHTSIAISIICGIIVMIMGFIFCEPMLKIMGTPEDIIDLSVLYMKIYFTGIPATMVYNFGAAILRAIGDSRRPMYYLVISGTVNVMFNLFFVIVLHMSVDGVAWATVISQYLSVFLIMICLYRSHSAIRFIPQSMHIDGYKLKNIIKIGLPAGMQSLLFSISNVMIQSAVNSFGSTMVAASSAASNVEGFVATPLNAYYNAAITFTGQNMGAKKYDRIDTVAKVCTVLVLATWFILGGATLLFGRQLLGFYTSSEEVVELGMLRMVVMMTTYFTCGIMNVFPGITRGMGYSVSPMICTLVGACLMRIVWLATFFTWYPTMIMLFACYPITWTLAGIGQVGCFFYARHQIRKREVSEADSVVPEVECAKL, from the coding sequence ATGGCTTTACAAAAAAATGAAATGGATATGTGCAGCGGACCGCTGTTTAGTAAAATATTGATTTTTTCATTGCCTATTATGGCGATGAACATCCTTCAGCTTCTGTTCAATGCAGCCGATATGATAGTTGTAGGCCGCTTTTCAGGAAGTAAGGCACTGGCTGCAGTGGGTGCGACAGGTTCTTTAATTAATCTTTTGGTCAATTTGTTTATAGGTTTGTCTGTTGGCACCAGTGTAATAGTAGCCCAAGATTATGGAGCTGGTAAACCAGATGCTGTGAGCCGGTCAGTTCATACTTCTATTGCCATCAGCATTATTTGCGGAATAATTGTTATGATTATGGGTTTTATTTTTTGTGAACCAATGCTGAAAATTATGGGTACCCCGGAGGATATTATAGACTTATCAGTACTATATATGAAAATCTACTTTACGGGTATACCGGCGACCATGGTATACAACTTTGGAGCTGCCATACTACGTGCAATAGGTGACAGCCGCCGTCCCATGTACTATCTTGTCATTTCAGGAACTGTGAATGTTATGTTTAACCTATTCTTTGTTATTGTGTTGCATATGAGTGTAGACGGTGTGGCATGGGCTACTGTAATTTCCCAGTATCTTTCAGTATTTCTGATTATGATATGTCTTTACAGGAGCCATAGTGCCATTCGGTTTATACCTCAGAGTATGCATATTGACGGTTATAAGCTGAAAAATATTATAAAGATCGGTCTGCCTGCAGGTATGCAGAGTTTGTTGTTTTCGATTTCCAATGTAATGATTCAGTCAGCTGTCAACTCATTTGGATCTACTATGGTGGCAGCCAGTTCAGCTGCAAGCAACGTAGAAGGATTTGTAGCCACTCCTCTTAATGCATATTATAATGCTGCTATTACCTTTACCGGACAGAATATGGGCGCGAAGAAGTACGATCGCATTGACACTGTTGCCAAGGTGTGCACTGTACTAGTATTAGCAACATGGTTTATTCTTGGTGGAGCAACCTTACTCTTTGGCAGACAATTACTTGGATTTTATACATCCAGTGAAGAGGTTGTTGAATTAGGAATGTTGCGCATGGTTGTGATGATGACTACGTATTTTACTTGTGGAATAATGAACGTGTTTCCAGGGATAACCCGTGGGATGGGTTATTCAGTATCGCCTATGATTTGCACACTGGTAGGTGCCTGCCTTATGAGAATAGTTTGGCTGGCTACATTTTTCACCTGGTATCCTACAATGATTATGCTTTTTGCCTGCTATCCCATTACCTGGACTCTGGCAGGAATCGGGCAGGTGGGTTGCTTTTTCTATGCTCGGCATCAGATTCGAAAGCGTGAAGTTTCAGAAGCTGATAGTGTCGTTCCAGAAGTTGAGTGTGCAAAATTATAA
- a CDS encoding N-acetylmuramoyl-L-alanine amidase: protein MENVDIILDAGHGGNDPGAIGPTGLKEKDVNLKIALNVGKMLADRGLKISYTRTTDILLGNTVAEDLAARVQLANNLKAKYFVSIHNNSFNNNEAKGTETYVYTKGSEAEILAKSVQRNLVQITGLNDRGIKVANFYVLKYTVMPAILVEAAFISNPEEEQLLKDDIFIQKAATGIAKGIMEYLDKNWIDVPVNNVPDEWAKEAWNWGIEKGITDGSNPKAYATRQEVITMLYRSRNLLR from the coding sequence TTGGAAAATGTTGATATTATACTAGACGCAGGACATGGAGGAAATGATCCTGGAGCTATAGGTCCCACAGGTTTAAAAGAAAAAGATGTAAATCTGAAGATAGCATTAAACGTGGGTAAAATGCTTGCAGACAGGGGCTTAAAAATATCTTATACCAGAACAACTGATATACTACTTGGCAACACAGTAGCGGAAGATTTAGCTGCCAGAGTCCAGCTTGCCAATAATTTAAAAGCAAAATATTTCGTTAGCATTCATAATAACAGCTTTAATAATAATGAAGCTAAAGGCACAGAGACTTATGTATATACAAAAGGCAGCGAGGCGGAAATACTAGCGAAATCAGTACAAAGAAATCTTGTACAAATAACGGGACTAAATGACAGAGGTATAAAAGTTGCTAATTTTTATGTATTAAAATATACTGTGATGCCCGCAATCTTGGTTGAAGCAGCCTTTATCTCTAATCCGGAAGAAGAACAATTACTGAAAGACGATATATTTATACAAAAGGCAGCAACAGGGATAGCAAAAGGAATTATGGAGTATTTGGACAAGAACTGGATTGATGTACCTGTTAATAATGTTCCTGATGAATGGGCAAAAGAAGCATGGAATTGGGGGATAGAAAAAGGAATTACTGATGGAAGTAACCCAAAAGCATATGCTACAAGGCAGGAAGTTATTACCATGTTATATAGAAGTAGAAATCTTCTACGATAA
- a CDS encoding DUF1905 domain-containing protein, whose protein sequence is MNIKVYEYEAIIQKVPDIDGAYVEFPYNVKKELGKGRVKVQVTFDGEPLC, encoded by the coding sequence ATGAACATAAAAGTCTACGAATATGAAGCCATTATTCAGAAAGTACCCGACATAGATGGAGCATATGTTGAATTTCCATATAATGTGAAGAAGGAGCTTGGTAAGGGCAGGGTAAAAGTCCAAGTAACTTTTGACGGTGAACCCTTGTGTTAA
- a CDS encoding MATE family efflux transporter gives MEIKKENPLGYFPVGRLLKRFAIPSIIAMLVGALYNIADQFFIGRSIGELGNAATNVAFPLSISCTSIALLFGIGGAAAFNLTLGAGNKEKAVYYVGNASVMLFGIGTILSIIVQLFLTPLMSFFGSPENVLDYARTYTSITSIGFPFLILTIGGGHLIRADGSPKYTMFCNLSGAIINVILDPIFIFSFNMGMAGAALATIIGQIFSACLAIWYLCHYKTVKIEKKHLIPRVEYTFRIMSLGAASFLNQVAMMLVQIAMNKSLAYYGALSPYGQSIPLACAGIITKVNQLFFSVVIGLAQGLQPIASFNYGAKQYDRVKMAYSLAIRCGLIISSVAFFLFQLVPRQIMALFGSGSELYFQFAVKYFRIYLLFTFINCIQPISSTFFTAIGKPKKGIFLSLTRQILFLLPLIIIFPIFMGINGIIYAGPIADFIAATVAIMMIFVELRKMEKEYESHKGVYKLAKMNDQED, from the coding sequence ATGGAAATAAAAAAAGAAAATCCTTTAGGGTATTTTCCGGTAGGAAGATTATTAAAAAGATTTGCAATACCTAGTATTATTGCTATGCTTGTTGGTGCTCTTTATAATATTGCAGATCAGTTTTTTATAGGCAGAAGCATTGGTGAATTAGGAAATGCGGCTACAAATGTAGCATTTCCTCTTTCTATATCCTGTACGTCAATAGCTTTATTGTTCGGAATAGGAGGAGCTGCCGCATTTAACCTTACATTAGGTGCAGGAAATAAGGAAAAAGCCGTTTATTACGTTGGAAATGCTTCAGTAATGCTATTCGGTATCGGTACGATTTTAAGTATAATTGTTCAACTTTTCCTGACACCTTTGATGAGTTTTTTTGGTTCCCCGGAGAACGTACTGGATTATGCAAGAACTTATACAAGTATTACCTCTATTGGGTTCCCCTTCTTAATACTGACTATTGGGGGAGGGCATCTGATAAGGGCGGATGGAAGTCCAAAATATACTATGTTCTGTAATCTGTCAGGTGCAATTATTAATGTTATTTTAGATCCGATATTCATTTTTAGTTTTAATATGGGAATGGCTGGTGCTGCTCTGGCAACAATAATAGGACAGATATTTTCTGCCTGCCTGGCAATTTGGTATCTATGTCATTATAAGACAGTAAAAATAGAGAAAAAGCATTTAATTCCCAGGGTGGAATATACCTTCAGAATTATGTCTTTGGGTGCCGCCTCTTTTTTAAATCAAGTTGCCATGATGTTAGTCCAGATAGCAATGAATAAATCTCTTGCTTATTACGGAGCTTTATCTCCTTACGGTCAATCCATACCCTTGGCTTGTGCAGGTATTATTACCAAGGTCAATCAGTTATTTTTCTCAGTCGTAATAGGACTAGCTCAGGGACTGCAACCTATCGCAAGTTTTAACTATGGTGCAAAACAATATGATAGGGTGAAAATGGCTTATTCACTTGCTATACGCTGCGGACTTATAATATCTTCGGTGGCATTTTTCCTGTTTCAGCTTGTACCACGGCAGATCATGGCTTTGTTTGGTTCTGGTTCAGAATTATATTTCCAGTTTGCAGTTAAATATTTCAGGATATATTTACTTTTTACATTCATAAACTGTATTCAACCTATATCATCAACATTTTTTACAGCAATAGGAAAACCGAAAAAAGGCATTTTCTTATCACTGACAAGACAAATATTATTTTTACTCCCTTTAATAATTATTTTCCCTATTTTTATGGGCATCAACGGAATTATTTATGCGGGACCCATTGCGGATTTCATTGCGGCAACGGTAGCTATAATGATGATATTCGTTGAACTGCGCAAAATGGAAAAAGAGTATGAATCTCATAAAGGAGTATATAAATTGGCAAAAATGAATGACCAAGAAGATTAG
- a CDS encoding transcriptional regulator, whose product MAAFDFKKEYKHLYLPKNEPSIIDVPTMRFIMVDGKGDPNTSASYKEALEVLYGLSYSIKMSKMGGVQPEGYFDYVVPPLEGLWWFEEDKPFDGNVIGRKNEFCWIMMIRQPEFVTPEVFEAAKTTLLKKKPEIDTSKARLEDFTEGLCAQIMHIGPYDDEPATVAVLEDFIKSQGYRTEMSGLRQHHEIYLSDPRKTAPDKLKTVIRHPIVRV is encoded by the coding sequence ATGGCTGCATTTGATTTTAAGAAGGAATATAAGCACCTGTATTTACCCAAGAATGAACCGAGTATAATTGATGTGCCAACCATGCGTTTCATTATGGTTGATGGAAAGGGTGATCCAAACACTTCAGCTTCATATAAAGAAGCTTTGGAAGTATTGTATGGTTTGTCTTATTCCATAAAAATGAGCAAGATGGGCGGTGTTCAGCCGGAGGGGTATTTCGATTACGTGGTTCCGCCCCTGGAAGGACTATGGTGGTTCGAAGAAGATAAACCTTTTGACGGCAATGTTATCGGAAGGAAGAATGAATTTTGCTGGATAATGATGATCCGTCAACCTGAGTTTGTTACACCTGAAGTTTTTGAAGCAGCAAAGACAACCTTATTAAAGAAGAAACCGGAGATTGATACTTCAAAAGCACGCCTGGAGGATTTCACAGAAGGCCTATGTGCTCAGATAATGCATATTGGTCCCTATGACGATGAACCTGCTACTGTTGCAGTACTGGAAGACTTCATAAAATCACAGGGGTATAGAACAGAGATGTCTGGTTTGAGGCAGCATCACGAGATTTATCTTAGTGATCCGCGAAAAACTGCACCCGATAAGCTAAAAACCGTAATCCGGCATCCGATTGTGAGAGTATAA
- a CDS encoding DUF4183 domain-containing protein — MAAALIKLVVTAETQTTVLTKPTVEKYFYKFDTQHLDDQTGTLTIPANAFVDDQGDSVDSITPISENNGYYLLFINGALQQDGLYTVDTDEEEVVIQDAGSIEVDSPIVLVVTNFQPEANSDTTVKT; from the coding sequence ATGGCAGCCGCATTAATTAAACTTGTAGTCACTGCAGAAACACAAACAACTGTTTTAACTAAACCAACTGTGGAAAAATACTTTTATAAATTTGATACACAACATCTTGACGATCAAACAGGAACCTTAACTATTCCCGCAAACGCTTTTGTTGATGATCAAGGAGATTCCGTAGATAGCATTACTCCAATCAGTGAGAATAATGGATATTATTTACTGTTTATTAATGGTGCATTACAACAGGATGGCTTATATACAGTTGATACAGACGAAGAAGAAGTAGTAATTCAAGATGCAGGCAGCATTGAGGTAGATTCGCCAATTGTTTTAGTAGTAACAAACTTCCAGCCAGAAGCAAATTCTGATACTACAGTAAAAACTTAA
- a CDS encoding heavy metal transporter yields MEQWLIKKILQIEGMTCTSCEMRIENALKKLDGIEAIKAIFSSSNVYITYDANVIGLEQIIEKIEKLDYVVKNKPGAADIPKPNIKKAAEDKMSINQLLGIGIILFALYIIVKNTVGFNFIPEINQSMGYGILFFVGLLTSLHCIAMCGGINFSQCVSYKVDNGNTSRLSKLKPSLLYNSGRVISYTIIGGIVGGLGSSISFSGAAKGIVAIISGVFMVIMGLNMLNIFPWLRKFNPGMPKIFGDKIHNNNGKYGPFYVGLLNGFMPCGPLQAMQIYALGTGSFAAGALSMFMFSIGTVPLMFGFGAVSTILSGKFTHKMMKVSAMLIIILGVVMTNRGLALSGFSIPSAAFGANSGTQGSNVAIIQDGVQIVTTKLSSGRYEPITVQKGIPVRWTIKAQNSDINGCNNKIIIPKFNTSKKLEAGDNIIEFNPTETGTFGYSCWMGMIRSKITVVDDVNNFNVSGTGGSVQKSDNKIPTDKIAVSRIVDGKHFVEISMKENRFSPAVVVVQRGMETTWNIQGIGINDSSRTLIFPKYNTKIDMREGDNEILLIPDIDFDFSTADNTFYGYVKVVDDINEIDIDAIKNDVNQYIPAIQEFIDNSGLPSCH; encoded by the coding sequence ATGGAGCAGTGGTTAATAAAGAAAATTCTTCAAATAGAGGGTATGACATGTACAAGCTGTGAAATGAGAATAGAGAATGCTCTGAAAAAGCTTGACGGAATAGAGGCAATCAAGGCAATTTTTAGCAGTTCCAATGTTTACATTACCTACGATGCAAATGTTATAGGGCTGGAACAAATTATTGAAAAGATAGAAAAGCTGGATTATGTAGTCAAGAATAAACCTGGTGCTGCGGATATTCCAAAACCAAATATAAAAAAAGCAGCAGAAGATAAAATGTCAATCAATCAACTGTTGGGAATAGGGATTATATTGTTTGCCCTCTACATTATAGTTAAGAACACAGTGGGGTTTAACTTTATACCTGAGATTAATCAATCAATGGGATATGGAATTCTGTTTTTTGTTGGATTGCTGACTTCACTGCATTGTATAGCTATGTGTGGAGGAATAAATTTTTCTCAATGTGTTTCATATAAGGTTGACAACGGGAACACCAGCAGGCTTTCAAAATTAAAACCAAGTTTGCTTTATAACAGCGGCAGGGTGATATCCTATACAATAATCGGAGGTATAGTAGGAGGCTTAGGTTCCAGCATAAGCTTTTCAGGTGCCGCAAAGGGAATTGTGGCTATTATATCTGGTGTATTTATGGTAATAATGGGGTTAAATATGCTCAACATATTCCCATGGCTAAGGAAATTTAATCCGGGAATGCCTAAAATATTTGGCGATAAAATACACAATAACAATGGAAAATATGGACCTTTTTATGTTGGATTGCTCAATGGCTTTATGCCGTGCGGCCCTCTTCAGGCAATGCAGATTTATGCTTTAGGGACCGGAAGTTTCGCAGCGGGAGCATTATCCATGTTTATGTTTAGTATTGGAACAGTGCCTTTAATGTTTGGATTTGGGGCAGTGAGTACAATACTAAGTGGAAAATTTACCCATAAGATGATGAAAGTAAGCGCTATGCTGATAATCATACTTGGAGTGGTTATGACAAATAGAGGTCTGGCATTGTCAGGCTTTTCAATCCCATCTGCAGCATTTGGTGCAAACAGCGGCACACAGGGCAGCAATGTTGCAATAATACAAGACGGTGTTCAGATAGTTACTACAAAGCTGTCTTCAGGCAGGTATGAACCTATTACAGTTCAAAAAGGTATACCCGTGAGGTGGACTATAAAGGCACAAAATAGTGACATTAATGGCTGTAATAACAAAATAATAATACCCAAATTTAATACAAGCAAAAAGCTTGAGGCAGGAGACAATATAATAGAGTTTAACCCAACTGAAACCGGTACATTTGGGTACAGCTGCTGGATGGGTATGATCAGGAGTAAAATCACTGTAGTTGATGATGTTAATAATTTTAATGTATCCGGCACTGGTGGTAGTGTTCAAAAGTCAGATAATAAAATACCTACAGACAAAATTGCTGTATCAAGAATAGTGGACGGAAAACATTTTGTTGAAATAAGCATGAAAGAAAACAGGTTTTCTCCGGCAGTAGTGGTAGTACAAAGAGGAATGGAAACAACATGGAATATTCAAGGTATTGGAATAAATGACAGCAGCAGAACACTAATTTTTCCTAAGTATAACACCAAAATAGATATGCGGGAAGGGGATAATGAAATCCTTTTAATTCCTGACATCGACTTCGATTTTAGTACTGCTGATAACACATTCTACGGCTATGTAAAAGTTGTTGACGATATTAACGAAATTGATATTGATGCAATAAAGAATGATGTAAATCAATATATTCCGGCTATACAAGAATTTATAGATAATAGCGGACTACCTTCATGTCATTAA